Within the Pseudomonas fulva genome, the region GGTGACCCTGGGCTGCGCGCTGCTCGGCCTCGCGCTGGCCTGGCTGGTGGAGCGCAGCGACCTGCGCTGGCGCCGCCAGTGGAACGTGTTGCTGTGCCTGCCGTTCGCCATTCCCTCGTTCGTCAGCGGCTTCACCTGGGTGTCGATCAGCCCGCTGTTCGAAGGCCTGGGCGGCACCGTGCTGGTGATGATCCTGTCCAAATACCCGCTGATCTACCTGCCGGTGGTGGCGGTGCTGCGCAACCTCGACCCGGCCCTGGAAGAGTCGGCGCGCATGCTCGGCTGCAGTCGCCGTGAGGTGTTCTGGCGGGTCACCCTGCCGCTGTTGCGGCCGGTGCTGATGGCCACCAGTTTGCTGGTGGCGGTGCATATGCTGGTCGAGTTCGGCGCACCGTCGATCATGCGCTACCAGACCTTCACCACTGCCATCTACCAGCAGTTCGAGCTGGAGTTCAGCGGCAGCAACGCGGCCATGCTGTCCGCCTTGCTGCTGGGGCTGTGCATGCTGCTGTTATGGGGTGAATTCCGTCTACGCGGGCGCGGTTTCGCGCGCACCGGGCAGGGTGTGGCACGTAGCGCGGCGCGGGTGCGCCTGGGCCGTTGGAGCGGGCCCGCTCAGGTGCTGCTGCTGGCGCTGGTGGCCATCGGCTGCGGCGTGCCGCTGGTGATGCTGGGCTTCTGGATAGTCGAAGGCAGCTCGGCCAGCTTCCCGGTGGCGGAGATCGCCCAGACGCTGTGGTCGTCGCTGACCTATTCCTTTGGCGGCGCCTTGTTCAGTTGCCTGCTGGCGTTGCC harbors:
- a CDS encoding ABC transporter permease, which produces MQPQAVTPELPLPAPTLSCRRRKGPPIWLQLPVLALLLLAALPLFFVVVRAAQVGPHEAFALLWRPFVFGLLANTLKLMVLVTLGCALLGLALAWLVERSDLRWRRQWNVLLCLPFAIPSFVSGFTWVSISPLFEGLGGTVLVMILSKYPLIYLPVVAVLRNLDPALEESARMLGCSRREVFWRVTLPLLRPVLMATSLLVAVHMLVEFGAPSIMRYQTFTTAIYQQFELEFSGSNAAMLSALLLGLCMLLLWGEFRLRGRGFARTGQGVARSAARVRLGRWSGPAQVLLLALVAIGCGVPLVMLGFWIVEGSSASFPVAEIAQTLWSSLTYSFGGALFSCLLALPVCLVVVRYYGRMATLADRLPYLLHALPGLVIALSLVFFALGYVPALYQTSILLLAAYALLFMPMAQGPIRVALEKASPQLEEAARTLGHTPIATFLRVTLPIISPAIGAGFVLVFLDCMKELTATLILGPTGLETLATKVWSHTGNLEYAGAAPYAALIVLVSGLPVYLLTTRAYRRS